A genome region from Salinigranum halophilum includes the following:
- a CDS encoding aryl-sulfate sulfotransferase, with product MLVLVIEATTATLVYDPPEIQTGNVESSATGATLVAVQGWHVDGRGNENKPARLVSFDSSGNVSWVHDGPERSVGWFYDADPLPGGDVLVVNTIREGGVGKTLVYRLDPETGDRVWQTKFNITDTHDADLINGDQLLVANMREWDAENSTSNDRLFIYDLTEERIVWEWYFKNHYPESMDGGVNPDWTHVNDVDKIGPGRYVASPRNFDQVIAVDRESKNITFQLGADDDHDVLYEQHNPTYLETDDGRPVVLVADSENDRVVEYTCTERVNQSCTWERTWTVGAGQLDWPRDANRLPNGNTLITDSRNHRIIEVTPKGRIVWEAYVPWGPFSAERVAHGNDGVRSPTMHDLGYRGSYNLTGTAGLTPGTEEDGRLFPGWLRANFGGLPVVGDPARALADRWQAGAQWVRPVWMAPWSFVYLVFGALSTLIWALAEGLYQRRRLVSAIRTITDRVRAW from the coding sequence GTGCTTGTCTTGGTCATCGAAGCGACCACAGCGACGCTTGTGTACGACCCACCCGAGATCCAGACCGGCAACGTCGAGTCGTCTGCGACCGGGGCGACGCTCGTCGCGGTGCAGGGGTGGCACGTCGACGGACGTGGGAACGAAAACAAACCGGCACGACTCGTCTCGTTCGATTCCTCCGGGAACGTCTCGTGGGTGCACGACGGTCCAGAACGCAGTGTCGGCTGGTTTTACGACGCCGATCCTCTGCCGGGCGGTGACGTCCTCGTGGTGAACACCATCCGGGAGGGTGGCGTCGGCAAGACGCTCGTATACAGACTCGATCCGGAGACCGGAGACCGCGTCTGGCAGACAAAATTCAACATCACAGATACCCACGACGCAGACCTGATCAACGGCGATCAACTCCTCGTGGCCAACATGCGCGAGTGGGATGCGGAGAACTCGACCAGCAACGACCGGCTGTTCATCTACGACCTCACCGAGGAGCGGATCGTCTGGGAGTGGTACTTCAAGAACCACTACCCAGAATCGATGGACGGAGGAGTGAATCCGGACTGGACCCACGTGAACGACGTCGACAAGATCGGACCGGGGCGGTATGTGGCCTCGCCTCGAAACTTCGACCAGGTGATCGCGGTCGACCGAGAAAGCAAGAACATCACCTTCCAACTCGGTGCGGATGACGACCACGACGTCTTGTACGAACAACACAACCCGACGTATCTCGAAACCGACGACGGCCGGCCGGTCGTCCTCGTCGCCGACTCCGAGAACGACCGCGTCGTGGAGTACACCTGCACCGAGCGCGTCAATCAGAGTTGCACGTGGGAACGCACCTGGACGGTCGGCGCGGGCCAACTCGACTGGCCGCGTGACGCGAACCGGCTTCCGAACGGGAACACGCTAATCACCGATTCGAGGAACCACCGTATCATCGAGGTGACACCGAAAGGCCGCATCGTCTGGGAGGCCTACGTCCCCTGGGGGCCGTTCAGCGCCGAACGAGTCGCCCACGGGAACGACGGCGTCAGGTCACCGACGATGCACGACCTGGGATACCGGGGCTCTTACAATCTGACCGGAACCGCGGGGCTCACACCCGGCACCGAGGAGGATGGCCGCCTGTTCCCCGGGTGGCTTCGTGCGAACTTCGGGGGGCTCCCGGTCGTGGGTGACCCTGCCCGCGCACTCGCCGACCGCTGGCAGGCTGGAGCACAGTGGGTCCGCCCCGTCTGGATGGCTCCCTGGTCGTTCGTCTATCTCGTGTTCGGTGCACTCAGTACACTCATCTGGGCACTCGCGGAGGGACTCTATCAACGCCGTCGGCTCGTCAGTGCGATCAGAACGATTACGGACCGGGTACGGGCCTGGTAG
- a CDS encoding DUF7288 family protein, with product MVTTDDRGQAFTLEGFVASIVLLSAVLFALQATVITPTSGGQVSESTRGQLSTEASDLMDALADDPETNFANAIRRWDATGQVFDGAVDDSSGYGSEGPPPELFDEAFEETFTERGYTYNLVFHYRGGNVSDLNDGGGTLALVYRGPPAPDAVSVSQTVTLFDNTTLDQEVNNDDRQLWEYDTDPSDGDDGYFPIPDAAPRSRLYNVVEVRLTVW from the coding sequence ATGGTGACCACCGACGACCGCGGACAGGCGTTCACCCTGGAGGGCTTCGTCGCCTCGATCGTGCTGCTGTCTGCGGTCCTCTTCGCACTGCAGGCGACTGTCATCACCCCGACGTCCGGCGGGCAGGTCTCGGAGTCGACGCGTGGACAGCTGTCGACCGAGGCGAGCGACCTCATGGACGCCCTCGCCGACGACCCCGAGACGAACTTCGCGAACGCCATCCGACGCTGGGATGCGACCGGACAGGTGTTCGACGGTGCCGTCGACGACTCGTCCGGATACGGCTCCGAGGGACCCCCACCGGAGCTGTTCGACGAGGCGTTCGAGGAGACGTTCACCGAACGTGGCTACACGTACAACCTCGTCTTCCACTACCGCGGCGGGAACGTCTCGGACCTGAACGACGGCGGAGGAACGCTCGCACTGGTGTACCGTGGCCCTCCCGCACCGGACGCCGTCTCGGTGAGTCAGACGGTCACGCTGTTCGATAACACCACGCTCGACCAGGAGGTCAACAACGACGACCGACAGCTCTGGGAGTACGACACCGACCCGTCCGACGGCGACGACGGCTACTTCCCGATTCCGGATGCCGCCCCGCGGAGCCGGCTGTACAACGTGGTGGAGGTGCGTCTGACCGTATGGTGA
- a CDS encoding DUF7847 domain-containing protein encodes MAVLQALQTAIGAARRNPLVFVIAAAFSLFQVPSVLAQSLHPLVGSVVSLGVSGLTIFVVPFFFGGIIGMANEAIDGRTSFETFVREGKTHYVSILVVYLGLFAINLVLGFVITFAAILGGIFFLGSAGQPSLVPLVILAIIGGIALLGYLLIAFVVQFFGHAVVVDDLEAVDSIKRSAWCVRHNLVAVFGYTVLAAVGGAVFGVFGVLFSLLTSPPFSQGEGVDPVGPAAGPLPVDLPSVGLAGTAVLVVLIVILTGLFAGLFATFSTAFYRTIRPVDEHTTEDGTEVSG; translated from the coding sequence ATGGCAGTCCTCCAAGCGCTCCAGACAGCTATCGGTGCGGCGAGACGCAACCCACTGGTGTTCGTCATCGCTGCGGCGTTCAGCCTGTTTCAGGTTCCCAGTGTGCTCGCACAGTCGCTCCATCCCCTCGTCGGGAGCGTCGTCTCACTGGGGGTCAGTGGACTCACGATCTTCGTCGTGCCGTTCTTCTTCGGTGGAATCATCGGGATGGCGAACGAGGCCATCGACGGTCGAACCTCCTTCGAGACGTTCGTTCGCGAAGGCAAGACGCACTACGTGTCGATTCTGGTGGTCTATCTCGGCCTGTTCGCGATAAACCTCGTCCTGGGATTCGTCATCACGTTCGCGGCAATCCTCGGTGGCATCTTCTTCCTCGGAAGTGCCGGCCAGCCGAGTCTCGTCCCACTCGTGATTCTCGCCATCATCGGCGGAATCGCGCTCCTCGGATACCTCCTCATCGCGTTCGTCGTCCAGTTCTTCGGTCACGCGGTCGTCGTTGACGACCTCGAGGCGGTCGACAGTATCAAACGGAGCGCGTGGTGCGTCCGACACAACCTGGTGGCCGTCTTCGGCTACACCGTGCTGGCGGCCGTCGGCGGTGCCGTGTTCGGCGTGTTCGGTGTGCTGTTCTCGCTTCTCACGTCGCCGCCGTTCTCACAGGGGGAGGGTGTGGACCCTGTCGGACCGGCCGCGGGTCCTCTCCCGGTCGACCTCCCGTCTGTGGGCCTCGCTGGCACCGCCGTGCTGGTGGTCCTCATCGTGATACTCACCGGTCTCTTCGCCGGCCTCTTCGCTACCTTCTCGACCGCGTTCTACCGGACGATCCGACCGGTCGATGAGCACACGACTGAGGACGGGACCGAAGTGAGCGGGTGA
- a CDS encoding DUF7287 family protein — MSDRAQTTHDYAVGISVFLLTVAFVFAYVPSALGAVGDGTTGADAATADRLATELVAELSVDDYPNRLNDSSVSTFFASGSMATVRTDYDLRESTYANVTLEYANGSVVTGRDVHAGASYADQRAATMTRMVVVDDVRYRLVVRVW; from the coding sequence ATGAGTGACCGTGCGCAGACGACACACGACTACGCGGTCGGCATCAGCGTGTTCCTCCTCACCGTCGCGTTCGTCTTCGCGTACGTTCCGTCCGCACTCGGTGCGGTCGGCGACGGAACCACGGGGGCGGACGCCGCGACAGCCGACCGCCTCGCGACGGAACTGGTCGCCGAGTTGTCCGTCGACGACTATCCGAACCGACTCAACGACTCGTCGGTGTCGACCTTCTTCGCCTCGGGGTCGATGGCGACAGTGCGCACCGACTACGACCTCCGGGAGTCGACGTACGCGAACGTCACCCTCGAGTACGCGAACGGGAGCGTCGTGACGGGACGAGACGTCCACGCGGGTGCGTCCTACGCGGACCAGCGGGCCGCGACGATGACGCGGATGGTCGTCGTCGACGACGTTCGCTACCGGCTGGTGGTGAGGGTATGGTGA
- a CDS encoding glutathione S-transferase N-terminal domain-containing protein, producing MLELYRLPGCPYCAKVERKLDELGLEYERHTVLPFRFLRFEVKSVSGQAGVPVLVDPDHGIDGLAESDDIVAYLEETYG from the coding sequence ATGCTGGAACTCTACCGCCTCCCGGGCTGTCCGTACTGTGCGAAAGTGGAGCGGAAACTCGACGAACTCGGCCTCGAGTACGAACGGCACACCGTCCTCCCGTTTCGCTTCCTCCGTTTCGAGGTGAAGTCGGTCAGCGGGCAAGCAGGCGTCCCCGTCCTCGTCGACCCGGACCACGGTATCGACGGGCTGGCAGAGAGTGACGACATCGTCGCGTACCTCGAAGAGACGTATGGCTGA
- a CDS encoding DUF5518 domain-containing protein, with translation MTQSLRSTLRRSAVSAPWRYALVGALCSLPVGALLDRLPNSSATVGGSIMLLGAFLAGVIAVLRSTDPAASGLRAGFIGGAVAVCTLAMRVISMAASDMAAWPLSRVAFWVVASGFVLCVAPLFGLVCGRIGGGLTNTVFSRLVSGTTES, from the coding sequence GTGACACAGTCCCTCCGGTCAACGCTTCGTAGGAGTGCCGTTTCGGCACCGTGGCGATATGCACTCGTGGGCGCACTGTGCTCGCTGCCCGTCGGTGCCCTCCTCGACCGATTGCCGAACTCTTCGGCGACGGTCGGCGGCAGCATCATGCTCCTCGGAGCGTTTCTCGCGGGAGTCATCGCCGTACTCCGCTCGACGGACCCGGCTGCGTCCGGACTCCGCGCTGGTTTCATCGGTGGGGCAGTCGCCGTATGCACGCTGGCGATGAGGGTAATCAGTATGGCGGCCAGTGACATGGCGGCATGGCCGCTCTCCAGAGTCGCGTTCTGGGTCGTCGCCAGTGGGTTTGTGCTGTGTGTCGCCCCCCTCTTCGGTCTCGTGTGCGGTCGCATCGGCGGAGGGCTGACGAACACCGTTTTCTCCCGATTGGTGAGCGGGACAACCGAGTCGTGA
- a CDS encoding SDR family oxidoreductase, which yields MAYNLADKTAIVTGAASGIGEQTAERFAQEGANVVVADVVAEEGQNVVDELESAGGTATFVETDVSDPADVEALVQTAVETYGSADIAVNNAGIEGRDAPLAELTMDDWNRVIDINLKGVWLCMKHELREMVENGGGAIVNTSSIAGLVAAGGPPYVASKHGVLGLTKVAATQYAQEDVRVNAVCPGVIDTEMVQRAADEDPDSIEQFVQMQPLGRMGTPEEIANAVVWLCSDEASFVTGNAYPVDGGYMAL from the coding sequence GTGGCGTACAACCTGGCTGACAAGACTGCCATCGTGACTGGTGCGGCATCGGGAATCGGAGAACAGACTGCAGAGCGGTTCGCCCAGGAGGGGGCGAACGTCGTCGTCGCGGACGTAGTCGCCGAGGAGGGGCAGAACGTCGTCGACGAGCTCGAATCCGCAGGGGGCACAGCGACGTTCGTCGAGACGGACGTCAGTGACCCTGCCGACGTCGAAGCGCTGGTACAGACGGCTGTCGAGACATACGGGAGCGCCGACATCGCCGTCAACAACGCAGGCATCGAGGGCAGAGATGCCCCGCTCGCAGAACTGACGATGGACGACTGGAATCGAGTGATCGACATCAACCTGAAGGGCGTGTGGCTGTGTATGAAGCACGAACTTCGGGAGATGGTCGAGAACGGTGGCGGTGCGATCGTCAACACCTCGTCGATCGCCGGGCTCGTCGCCGCTGGTGGGCCACCGTACGTCGCGAGTAAACACGGCGTGCTCGGGCTGACGAAAGTCGCTGCGACGCAGTACGCACAGGAGGACGTCCGCGTGAACGCGGTCTGTCCAGGGGTCATCGACACGGAGATGGTTCAGCGCGCTGCCGACGAGGACCCCGACTCGATCGAACAGTTCGTCCAGATGCAACCGCTCGGCCGGATGGGGACGCCGGAAGAAATCGCCAACGCGGTCGTCTGGCTCTGCTCTGACGAGGCCTCGTTCGTCACCGGCAACGCCTATCCCGTCGATGGCGGTTACATGGCGCTCTGA
- a CDS encoding DUF7551 domain-containing protein produces MIGTTLVDIREYIEGLADPAGEYYLVCGRTGHRPVPAVGHRFERRTAAQSAARATEQYRAALRRYDPQLPHYDVIVCQDSGPVAPAGQTAGRPRSRPRAAAGPSAEDGMGSSEHQTLVEFCHRVAAAIFETLSGREFDAVETAVMDSYFELAERVGDLDNLCLCLLESTAAELSTRLTPVEQADVLSEAATRLTANEPTARPVSATFSLLQTRGLLGAYTQSASSVDLDEGVQSTVVQVAEYALSPQEGRLPTVPIVLDLYRRQPDWLPSSVRAAEADDGWRLTFELAREPELTGLASAPIDSEVT; encoded by the coding sequence ATGATCGGGACAACGCTCGTCGACATCCGCGAGTACATCGAGGGACTCGCCGACCCCGCTGGGGAGTACTACCTCGTCTGTGGACGGACAGGCCACCGTCCGGTGCCGGCTGTCGGGCATCGGTTCGAACGACGGACCGCCGCACAGAGTGCGGCCCGGGCGACCGAACAGTACCGTGCGGCGCTGCGTCGATACGACCCACAGTTGCCGCACTACGACGTGATCGTCTGTCAGGACAGCGGTCCGGTTGCGCCGGCCGGACAGACGGCGGGACGACCACGGAGTCGACCCCGAGCGGCCGCTGGCCCGTCGGCGGAAGACGGGATGGGTTCGTCGGAGCACCAGACGCTCGTCGAGTTCTGTCACCGTGTGGCAGCCGCCATCTTCGAGACGCTGTCGGGTCGGGAGTTCGACGCCGTCGAGACCGCCGTCATGGACTCGTACTTCGAACTCGCCGAGCGGGTCGGCGACCTGGACAACCTCTGTCTGTGCCTGCTGGAGAGCACGGCGGCCGAACTCTCGACTCGATTGACCCCTGTCGAGCAGGCCGACGTCCTTTCGGAAGCGGCGACCCGACTGACCGCGAACGAACCGACGGCGCGACCGGTCTCGGCGACGTTTTCGCTGCTCCAGACGCGTGGGCTGCTCGGGGCGTACACGCAGTCGGCGTCGTCGGTCGACCTCGACGAGGGAGTCCAGTCGACCGTCGTCCAGGTGGCGGAGTACGCGCTCTCCCCGCAGGAGGGGCGGCTTCCCACGGTTCCGATCGTCCTCGACCTGTACCGCCGCCAACCCGACTGGCTCCCGTCGTCGGTCCGCGCCGCCGAGGCCGACGATGGCTGGCGTCTCACCTTCGAACTCGCGAGAGAGCCCGAACTGACCGGGCTCGCGAGTGCGCCGATCGACAGCGAGGTGACGTAG
- a CDS encoding ABC transporter permease subunit: MSLSAVIRKDFEDSIRSFSLLSTTLLFVVFATGLAAIQWIPVMYRDSAVDASTLALLNSMRQPTVFMVPLIGFVLAYDTIIREQDRGSLRLLLGLPNSRLEVVFGKFIGRTGVITVSILVGYTVAGVIALATYESFDFVVFSRYTLLTVLYGAVYIAFATGFSAAMQSRQQAFVGAGALYSLFLVGWDVLLLVLQLAIYGQNIPETGLPDWFKFIGLLNPSTAFMHAVRAVIPEYSAITFYPQGSAFYLDDWVGFVILAVWAALPLVLGYLRFERADIQ, from the coding sequence ATGAGTCTCTCGGCCGTCATCCGGAAGGACTTCGAAGACTCCATTCGGTCGTTCTCACTCCTGTCGACGACGTTGTTGTTCGTCGTCTTCGCAACCGGTCTCGCCGCCATCCAGTGGATTCCCGTCATGTACCGGGACAGCGCCGTGGACGCGAGCACGCTGGCCCTCCTGAACAGTATGCGACAACCGACTGTGTTCATGGTTCCGCTCATCGGCTTCGTCCTCGCGTACGACACGATCATCCGCGAGCAGGACCGCGGGAGCCTCCGACTCCTGCTGGGTCTTCCGAACTCGAGATTGGAAGTCGTCTTCGGGAAGTTCATCGGTCGCACGGGCGTCATCACCGTCTCGATACTCGTCGGCTACACTGTCGCTGGTGTCATCGCCCTGGCAACGTACGAGTCGTTCGATTTCGTCGTGTTCAGCCGCTACACGCTCCTCACGGTGCTCTATGGCGCGGTCTACATCGCCTTCGCCACGGGGTTCTCGGCGGCGATGCAGTCACGCCAGCAGGCGTTCGTCGGTGCCGGAGCGCTGTACTCGCTGTTCCTCGTCGGCTGGGACGTGCTTCTGTTGGTGCTGCAGTTGGCAATCTACGGGCAGAACATCCCCGAGACGGGACTGCCGGACTGGTTCAAGTTCATCGGCCTGTTGAACCCCTCGACCGCGTTCATGCACGCCGTCAGAGCGGTCATCCCCGAGTACAGTGCGATCACGTTCTATCCCCAAGGGAGTGCGTTCTACCTCGACGACTGGGTCGGCTTCGTCATCCTCGCTGTCTGGGCAGCTCTGCCGCTCGTTCTCGGGTATCTCCGGTTCGAACGCGCTGACATCCAGTAA
- a CDS encoding NAD(P)-dependent alcohol dehydrogenase, whose protein sequence is MKAVAATAYGGPEVLGLYSAPKPTAEPDEVLIRVRVSTVGPANSAMREGRPFPVRFFSGLRRPTSIPGDAFAGEVAAVGKSVTRFAIGDRVFGTIAPESGAHAEYVCVPEDGTVELTPAGVSDAEAAAVADNGLTAMLFLRDVADLQPGQSILINGASGGIGTFAVQLATHVGCEVTGVCSTRNVDLVRSLGADRVVDYTTTDVTETDETYDVIFDAVGKGSFAGFADALNPGGLYMTTVPSVGVLLAMARTRLVGDRRAVFAATGMKPVGVRRRYLGELRTLLDSGEIRSVIGRRYPVREVVEAHRYVDTGHKRGTAVVTID, encoded by the coding sequence ATGAAGGCCGTCGCGGCCACAGCGTACGGCGGCCCGGAGGTCCTCGGGCTCTACTCGGCGCCGAAGCCCACCGCGGAGCCCGACGAGGTCCTGATCCGCGTTCGGGTGTCCACCGTCGGCCCGGCCAACTCGGCCATGCGCGAAGGACGGCCGTTCCCCGTCCGCTTCTTCAGCGGCCTCCGACGTCCCACGTCCATCCCGGGCGACGCGTTCGCCGGTGAGGTCGCGGCCGTCGGCAAGAGCGTCACGCGCTTCGCCATCGGCGACCGGGTGTTCGGGACAATCGCGCCAGAGTCGGGCGCGCACGCCGAGTACGTCTGCGTCCCCGAGGACGGTACGGTCGAACTGACACCCGCAGGTGTGAGTGACGCCGAGGCCGCCGCCGTCGCCGATAACGGCCTCACAGCGATGCTGTTCCTCCGTGACGTGGCCGACCTCCAGCCCGGCCAGTCCATCCTCATAAACGGTGCTTCGGGCGGTATCGGGACGTTCGCCGTCCAGCTCGCCACCCACGTGGGGTGTGAGGTCACCGGCGTCTGCAGCACTAGGAACGTCGACCTCGTGCGCTCGCTCGGTGCCGACAGGGTCGTCGATTACACGACCACCGACGTTACCGAGACGGATGAGACGTACGACGTAATCTTCGACGCCGTGGGCAAGGGGTCGTTCGCGGGGTTCGCGGACGCGCTGAACCCGGGCGGGCTGTACATGACGACCGTCCCATCAGTAGGGGTTCTCCTCGCCATGGCCCGGACGAGGCTGGTCGGCGACAGGCGGGCCGTCTTCGCGGCCACGGGGATGAAGCCAGTTGGCGTGCGGAGACGATACCTCGGGGAGCTACGAACGCTCCTCGACTCCGGGGAGATCCGCTCGGTAATCGGGCGACGGTATCCGGTCAGGGAAGTCGTCGAGGCGCACCGCTACGTCGACACCGGGCACAAGCGCGGAACGGCCGTGGTGACGATCGATTGA
- a CDS encoding DUF7475 family protein: MAADSTAVTGTDSLVNVPSHPVAYVAILAAVVTAIIHLLLGPRVMGFSQLLGILFILNGLGFLGGLVLYVSRYWRRELYLVAAGYSLVTILAFFAFQGFGVDAFFRSGSLNQLAVGAKAAELVLAVCVGYLYTNTSR; encoded by the coding sequence ATGGCTGCAGATTCGACCGCGGTGACAGGCACAGACTCGCTCGTCAACGTTCCATCCCATCCAGTCGCGTACGTCGCGATTCTCGCAGCGGTTGTTACGGCCATCATCCATCTGCTCCTCGGGCCTCGTGTCATGGGATTCAGTCAGCTGCTCGGGATTCTGTTTATCCTGAACGGTCTGGGGTTCCTTGGTGGGCTCGTCCTCTACGTGAGTCGGTACTGGCGACGCGAACTGTACCTCGTTGCTGCTGGGTATTCCCTGGTGACGATTCTGGCGTTTTTCGCCTTCCAGGGCTTCGGCGTGGACGCGTTCTTCAGGAGTGGGAGCCTCAATCAGCTGGCGGTCGGAGCGAAAGCAGCTGAACTCGTGCTCGCCGTGTGTGTAGGGTATCTGTACACGAACACGTCGCGGTAG
- a CDS encoding DUF5518 domain-containing protein: protein MSDVGPPPQHGTTPWKYALIGGMASLPFTTLSYWQTGSELSLGAVLFGGILAGYLARRAGGETSGVGTRVGIVGGLPVLWVVFDVIAATSGLAGPAWFVTSATLLTVGFTVVVAVIGFGISALVGEVGTRIGSWVAGNRPDEPTSSPRAES, encoded by the coding sequence ATGTCAGACGTTGGTCCCCCTCCCCAGCACGGAACGACACCGTGGAAGTACGCCCTCATCGGTGGGATGGCTTCCCTCCCGTTCACCACCCTCAGCTACTGGCAGACGGGGTCGGAACTCTCGCTTGGAGCAGTGTTGTTCGGTGGTATCCTCGCCGGCTATCTGGCCAGGCGCGCGGGCGGTGAGACCAGCGGGGTCGGGACCCGAGTCGGAATCGTCGGTGGGCTCCCGGTGCTCTGGGTCGTTTTCGACGTAATCGCGGCCACGAGTGGGTTGGCCGGGCCAGCGTGGTTCGTGACGAGCGCGACGCTGCTCACGGTTGGCTTTACTGTTGTGGTTGCAGTCATCGGATTCGGAATCTCCGCGCTCGTCGGTGAAGTCGGGACCCGAATCGGGAGTTGGGTGGCCGGCAATCGCCCAGACGAACCGACCTCGTCGCCACGAGCAGAGTCGTGA
- a CDS encoding DUF6159 family protein, with protein MPSKYRRGLDITSESLDMFRQNATLAVLPALSLLAVGSAFAVLAALAFRLGIVDSLFTNDRYRYGALFCAVAVSSSVATFFNAAVVHCAARMFDGEETSVRDGLAAAWRVRRQVATWGVVAATLGTLMYVLDEKFGAIGSLARLVFDLAWVLLTYFIVPVIVLDSETGIRRQLRRSGSLFRETWGESVSATIGVSVVFFVAAIPGLVLLGVGYFLLDGLLGTAALVAGGGIVVACLVCSQTVQAIVRTALYRYATTGERVGPFAFRDPAGVFPEK; from the coding sequence ATGCCCTCCAAGTACAGACGAGGTCTCGACATCACGTCCGAGAGCCTCGATATGTTCAGACAGAACGCGACGCTCGCGGTGCTCCCCGCGTTGAGTCTGCTCGCCGTCGGGAGCGCATTTGCCGTCCTCGCTGCGCTCGCGTTCCGGCTCGGAATCGTCGACTCCCTGTTCACCAACGACCGCTACAGGTACGGAGCGTTGTTCTGTGCAGTCGCGGTCTCTTCGAGCGTGGCGACGTTCTTCAACGCAGCCGTGGTGCACTGCGCTGCGCGGATGTTCGACGGCGAGGAGACCTCGGTCCGAGACGGCCTCGCCGCTGCATGGCGCGTCCGTCGGCAGGTCGCGACGTGGGGAGTGGTGGCCGCGACGCTCGGGACACTCATGTACGTCCTCGACGAGAAGTTCGGTGCCATCGGGAGCCTCGCGAGACTCGTGTTCGACCTCGCGTGGGTCCTCCTGACGTACTTCATCGTCCCGGTCATCGTCCTCGATAGCGAGACGGGGATTCGACGACAACTCCGCCGAAGCGGGTCGCTCTTTCGGGAGACGTGGGGCGAGAGCGTTTCCGCGACTATCGGCGTCAGCGTCGTGTTCTTCGTCGCCGCGATTCCGGGACTCGTGCTGTTGGGCGTGGGATACTTCCTGCTCGACGGCCTTCTCGGGACAGCGGCGCTCGTCGCTGGTGGGGGTATCGTCGTCGCTTGTCTCGTCTGCTCCCAGACCGTCCAGGCGATCGTCCGAACGGCGCTGTACCGGTACGCGACGACGGGTGAACGGGTCGGCCCGTTCGCATTCCGAGATCCGGCGGGCGTGTTCCCCGAGAAGTGA
- a CDS encoding CPBP family intramembrane glutamic endopeptidase produces MQEPRRISLGGMSTSLGNPWIFFGVTYTVTWSFLLLAIVLDVSFQSVEGVVLQLLALLGPGAAGIGFIYLVYDDRGRADFWNRIKQPRRIGVRWFLVILLTPVGVTVVAAVGASLLGGSGVVWGEAVRELSRNPLAILPTLFFATLPPILEEFGWRGYALDRLQLDRSALGASLLLGVVWAVWHLPLFFVEGSFQREFVGFATSGFWLFMIGIVALSVIFTWVYNHTSRSILGIILLHGWVNFVSDTVEVADEYYYPAWVLTAVLITVIWGAKTLRKTGDVPHPPLQSDTSRG; encoded by the coding sequence ATGCAAGAACCGAGACGGATTTCACTCGGTGGGATGTCGACCTCTCTCGGGAATCCGTGGATATTCTTCGGTGTGACCTACACCGTTACGTGGAGTTTCTTGCTGCTGGCGATAGTTCTGGACGTGAGTTTTCAGAGCGTCGAAGGGGTAGTGTTGCAGTTGCTGGCACTTCTCGGCCCGGGGGCTGCCGGTATCGGATTCATCTATCTCGTCTACGACGACCGGGGGCGGGCTGACTTCTGGAATCGAATCAAACAACCCCGCCGTATCGGCGTACGGTGGTTCCTGGTCATCCTGCTGACCCCGGTCGGAGTGACGGTCGTGGCCGCGGTGGGTGCGTCACTGCTGGGCGGCTCAGGCGTTGTCTGGGGTGAGGCCGTTCGAGAACTGAGTCGCAATCCACTGGCGATTCTCCCGACGCTGTTCTTCGCGACGCTCCCGCCGATTCTCGAAGAGTTCGGATGGCGCGGGTACGCATTAGACCGACTTCAGCTGGACCGATCGGCACTCGGTGCAAGTTTACTGTTGGGCGTCGTCTGGGCCGTCTGGCACCTCCCGCTGTTCTTCGTCGAAGGGTCGTTTCAACGCGAGTTCGTCGGATTCGCGACGAGCGGCTTCTGGCTGTTCATGATCGGTATCGTCGCACTGTCAGTCATTTTCACCTGGGTCTACAACCATACCTCGCGTAGCATCCTCGGCATCATCCTCCTGCACGGATGGGTGAACTTCGTGTCCGATACCGTCGAGGTCGCAGACGAGTACTACTACCCGGCCTGGGTCCTGACTGCAGTCCTCATCACGGTGATCTGGGGGGCGAAGACGCTGCGAAAGACCGGCGACGTGCCCCATCCACCCCTGCAAAGCGATACCTCCCGTGGGTAA